The Thermosipho affectus genomic sequence GAAATTTTAAGGGCTATCAAAATGACACCAAAAGATATGCCAATAGATATTATCATCCATACTCCAGGCGGATTAGTTTTAGCAGCAGAACAAATAGCAAATGCCTTAAAAAAACATCAAGCAAAAGTTACTGCATTCGTACCACACTATGCCATGTCAGGTGGTACACTAATTGCTCTTTCTGCTGATGAAATAATTATGGATGAAAATGCCGTTTTAGGTCCTATTGATCCACAACTTGGCCAATATCCTGCAGCATCTATTTTATCAGTTGTAAAGAATAAAGATATCAATAAAATTGACGATCAAACCTTAATTTTAGCAGATGTTGCTGAAAAAGCGTTAAATCAAATGAAAGAATACGCAATTAATTTATTAAAGGAAAAATACCCAAACGCAGAAGAACTTGCTGATAAACTAGTAAGTGGTTATTGGACTCACGATTACCCAATAACAGTTGAAAAGGCAAAAGAATTGGGCTTAAAAATATCCACTAACATGCCAAAAGAAATATACATGTTAATGGATTTATACAAACAATCAGGAAAAAGAAGACCATCTGTAAATTACGTTC encodes the following:
- a CDS encoding SDH family Clp fold serine proteinase — encoded protein: MNDLFNIIFQIFWMILILSTLSPVFKSLSLNNSREGIIRLIEKKRKSRVITLIHREEAVNFFGLPLRRYIDIEDSEEILRAIKMTPKDMPIDIIIHTPGGLVLAAEQIANALKKHQAKVTAFVPHYAMSGGTLIALSADEIIMDENAVLGPIDPQLGQYPAASILSVVKNKDINKIDDQTLILADVAEKALNQMKEYAINLLKEKYPNAEELADKLVSGYWTHDYPITVEKAKELGLKISTNMPKEIYMLMDLYKQSGKRRPSVNYVPIDYKELSKKQR